The following is a genomic window from Desulfobacterales bacterium.
AACCTAAGGGGGTATCATAAACCACCGGCCGGGCCGTCCCCTTGGCAAAGAAGGGACGGAAAGCACAACAACACACCGTACCCCACACAATTTTTCACACACCGAACAAGGGGATGAACGGTTGTCAACCCACTGATATTCATCCCCTTTCGTTGTCTCCGGGACTGGAGACAAGAGACAATTCCCTTTTCTAATTGCGCCGGGCTGATTATAATCCCGGAGTTCAAGTAAAGAAGACGGCAGGCATGCCCACCCGCATCCGTGCGGCAGGGCCCTGGCGAAACAGTCTCCCCTGGCGGGCGACTTTATTGGCACGAGGACTACGCCCCTTGAAAGGAAAGGTACTGATAGCCAACCGCGGCGAGATCGCCCTGCGCATCATGCGGGCCTGCCAGGAACTGGATCTCGATTATGCGGTGGTTTATACGGCAGCGGACGAGGACTCCCAGCACGTTCGCCTGAATCGTGACGGCAACAGCGATAAAAACAAGGCCTGGCGGGTTCACAGCTACACCGATCCCAACGATATCCTCGCGGTGGCCGACCATACCAACTGTACGGCCATCCATCCTGGCTACGGGTTCTTTTCCGAGGATTACCGCTTTGCCCGCCGGGTGACCACCCGCAACCGGCCGCTGACCTTTATCGGACCGACCTGGCAGGTGATCAAGGACCTGGGCGACAAGATCAATACCAAGCGGATCGCCAAGCAACTGGATATTCCGATCATCCCGGGGACCGACAGCCCGATCTACAACGAGATGGAGGCTGAGGAGATTGCCGAGCAACTCCTGGCCGAGCAGAAACATCAGGGTATCCGCAACCCCTCCATCCTGGTAAAAGCGGCGGCCGGCGGCGGCGGAATGGGCATTGAGGAGGTTTCCCAGATCGAGACCTTTCGCCGGGTCTACCGCCTGGTACAGAACTATGCCAAGCGGCAGTTCGGCGACGGCGGGGTCCTGATCGAGCAATGTCTGCGGGACTACAACCACCTGGAAGTACAACTGCTCTGCAGCAAGCATGGCGAACGGCTCCATTTCGGCACCCGGAACTGCACCATCCAGTCCACTGGCCGGCAGAAACGGATCGAGGCGGCGCCCGGCCTTGACAACGACTGTTTTGCCTACAATTTCGATGCCGCCGCCGTGCTGGATCAGATCGTCCACAATTCGCTGAAACTGGCCTCCCACGTGCGTTATGACAATGTCGGCACCTGGGAATGGATCGTCACCCGGGAGGGCAGGCCCTACCTGCTGGAGGTCAATACCCGGATCCAGGTGGAAAACGATGTCTCGGCCCGGATCAGTTATGTGAACGACAAACACCCCAACCTGATCAAGGAACAGATCCGGACCGCCCTGGGCGAACGGGTCGGCTACAGCCAGGAGGACGTCAAGTTCAGGGGCGCCAGCGTTGAACTGAGAATCGTGGCCGAGGACCCCCAGCGCGGCTTTGCCCCCTGGATCGGCACCATCACCAAATTCGACCTGCCCGGCTACGACTGGTCAGCGGTCTATACCCATGTTCCCAACGACCGGGCCTACCCGATCCCCAGCGATTTCGACCCCAACCTGGCCCTGGCCATCGTCTGGGGCGATTCCATCCGCGAAGCCAAGGAACGGGCCAGACGATTCCTCAAGGAGACGACCATTGAAGGCCGTAATGCCGGCGGCGCCCCCATTATGACCAATATCTCCTATCTGGACAATAATCTGGACCGTCTGTTGACCTTCTGACGAGAACGGGAATAAGCATATATGGATGACTTACGCAAACGGCTGCTGAAAAACGAAGAGCGCCTTACCTGCCTTGTCCGGATCAAGGCCGGCGCTCAGTGGGGCAACATCTCCGGTTTCCAGGAAAAGCTCAAGGTTCTGCAGCATTCCTTTTACGACCTGAGCGAGATGCAGCTCGACAGTGAACTGCGCAAGATCGAGGCCGGGATCAATTTTATTGAAAAACGCTGTGAAGAGGGCCTCTCCTCCATGGAAGGGGTGCGGATCGTGCGCAACCCCCTGCGGTTCACCCTGAAGGACATCCTGGAGAACGTCTACGAGGAGTACACCGAACTGGGCGGCGCCGGAGAGACGAGCATCGATCCCGCCATGGTGGCCGCCAAGGCCCAGATCGTCCGGCGGGTCAAGAAAAAGCTGGTCTCCCAGCCGGTGATGGTCATCGGCCAGGAAAAAGGCCATGGCGAGGAGTTCCGCAACGGCGGTTCATGCAAGCCCTGGGGCAATGAAAAGGCCCTGCGCTACATGCGGGTGGCCGAGACCGAGGGCATCCCGATCCATTTCTACATCTTCACCCCGGGTTCCTTTCCAGTGGAGGACTATCCCGGCGCGGCCCAGCAGATTGCCAGGAACCTCTATGCCATGGCCAAGCTGCGGGTGCCGATGATCTCGGTGATCTCCGAGGGCGGCTCCGGCGGGGCCGAGGCAGTGGGGCTCAGCGATTTCAGGCTGATGTTTTCCCACGGCTACTACTCGGTGATCTCCCCGGAAGGCGCGGCCGCCATCGAGGGCAAGATCAAGGAAGGGTCAAAGGTTCCGCCGGAACTGGTCGAGGCCTGCGCCGAGCGGCTGAAGATCACCGCCAGGGAGAACCTGGCCCTGGGTACCATTGATCGGATCATTCAGGAACCGCTCCTGGGCGCCCGGCGGGATGACTTCGTCTTTTTCAAGCAACTCAAATCCGAGGTGATCCGGGCCACCGACGAGGTGATCCTCAAGACCAAGAGCTTCCGCTCCTTCCGGGCCTACGAGGTAAAGCTGAAAAAGGCCGAAGAGGCCGCGGCCGAGGAGCCCCAGATCAACATCTCCTGGGACCTGAACCAGGACGAGATCAAGCGGCTGCTCAGCTTCCGTTCGAAAAAATACCGCCACCTGGCCATGGACGCCTTTGGCGGCCAACCAACGCCGTCCCTGGCCCTGTACCGAAAGCTCCGGAACATAGCTGCCCGGACCTATTACGGTTTCCGCTACGATCTGCTCCGCAACCAGCAGAAACAGGTGGAAAAGGTGATCAAGGATGTGTCCGGCGAGGGCTCGATTCTGCTGGATCGAGTCATTGCCCCGTTCCGCCGGGTCTTTGATTTCATCAACCGCGAGCAGGCGGATCGACCGGTGGTGGTGACCAAGCAGCCGGGCGACCGGACAAACGGCGAAGACCCCATTGATCTCGAACTGTGGGACACCTATACCAGCCCGCTGGCCAACGAGGACCGGACCGTAACCTGCCCCAATGCCGATAAGCACGGCTGCAAGGACCTCTGGGTGCCGGACCTGTACGGTGAGTTCGCCGGGGTCTGCGAGAACTGCGGCCACCATTTTCCCCTGGAATATGAATGGTATCTGAAGAATCTTTTTGACCCCGACTCGATCCGTGAGTTCAACGCCGAGTACCAGTCGCTGAATCCGCTGGCCTATCCCGGCTTTGACAGTCGGCTCAAGGTGGCCCGGGCCAAGACCGGCCGCAACAGCGCCAATATCACCTTCTATGCCCGGGTGATGGAAACCGAGCTGGTGGTCACCATGCTCTACAGCGACTTCAGGAACGGCACCGTGGGCGCGGCCGAGGGCGAAAAGTTCGTCCGGGCCTGCGAAAAGGCCCGGCTCAAGCGGCGGCCACTGCTGGCCTATGTCCATACCACCGGCGGCATCCGGATCCAGGAGGGCAGCATCGGCGTGGTGCAGATGCCCAAGTGCACCATGGCGGTGCGGGAGTATATCGATTCCGGCGGCCTCTATATCGTGGTCTATGACAACAACTCCTATGCCGGTCCGGTGGCCAGCTTCCTCGGCTGCTCGCCCTATCAGTTCGCCATCCGCTCCAGCCGGATCGGCTTTGCCGGCCGCCGGGTCATCCGCGAGACCACTGGCGAGGACATCCCGCCCGATTACCACCATGCCCGCAACGCCCTCAAACGGGGCCATATCCAGGGCATCTGGGATCGGCGCGAGTTCAGGAAGAACCTGCACCGGGCCCTGCTCACCATGGGCGGCCGGGCCCTTTATTACCGGTAACCGCGGCACCGGGCCGCGGCCCCTTACGCTGATTCAGAAAATGACCATGAACCAAGACATCAACTTTGACCAGATCCTTGACAAGTACCGGTCCGACCCCTACGAATATGTGGAGATCATCACCCCGCATACCGGCAAGATCCGTTTCCATGTCGAGAACGGCACCGAGGTAAAGGCGCCGAGCGGCACCTGGCGGCAGAACCCGGGCACCCTTCTCTACACGATCAACCGGGAGCGCAACCCCAAAAAGATTCACTCCACCACCACCGGGGTGATTGCCGATGTCCGCGGCGATCTGGAAGGCCATTTTGTCGAGGCCGGGGAAAAGATTCTCACCATCCGTCATCCCCTGAAAAAACGGGAGATCATCGAGGCCATCCTGCAGAAGGTTCTCTACCTGTTTCCAGCCCCGGAAAACGCCAAGTACTTCTTTTCCATGGAGGTGCAGTCCCGGATCGACAAAAACGGAGAACGGGATGTCTTTGTCGAGCCTGGTGACGAGATCATCATCATGTCCCTGATGAAACGGGACACCCCGATCCTCTATTCCGGCGAGCCTGGAATCATTCATTCCGTCTATTTCCAGCCCGGGGTAAGCGTGAAACAGGGCACGCCCCTGCTCGGCGTCTGCGCCCCGGAAAAGCTGCCCCTGGTCAAGGAAATCATCAACCACGTCAAAGCGGAATGGGCGTAAGCGCTCACAGGGCACCGAACCTGCTTTGTTATCGGCCTGTCCGCATACCGATGTATAGCGAACAGGCCTCTGCCTCGCATCTCCGGCACCCTGCAAGCGCTTACCAGGCAGGAGGCGACCCGGAGTCCGGCGGGGCTTACCCTGTGAGTGGTTACGAATGGGCATAACCCCTCCCCTCACCCCCCGACATATCCACCGGATTATCATTGATGAAGAGCTGCCCGGCCGGCGCCAACAAGTTTCGCCGGCCATTGCCGACCGGATCCTCCGCTATGGCGCAATAGTCGGCTGCCGGATCGAACATCACCCCCGGCTGGCCCGGGGCATGGACCGGGCCCGGCAGCTGATCCGGAAATGCGAGGAGCAGGACCGCTCCTTTATGAGCGGCACTGTAATCCTTGCCGATCAGCTCACCCACGGCCGCGGCCGCTTTGAACGGAAATGGCATGCGCCGCCGGGCGGGGTCTGGCTGACCCTGGTCCTGGCCAACACCCTGCTCCCCGAAAGCAGCAGGCTCTATCCCCTGGCCGCCGGGGTGGCAACCTGCGAGTTACTGGTCGGCTACGGCCTGCCGGCCCGGGTCAAGTGGGTCAACGACGTCCTGGTCAACGGCCGCAAGATCGCCGGCATCCTGGCCGAGACCGTGCATGGCGCCCGGTCCGGCGAGGAATACGTGCTGATCGGAATCGGGCTCAACGCCAACAACGACCGGTTTCCGGACGAACTCCGGGATACGGCCATATCGATGAAAGACCGGCTGAAAAACACAGTGGACATCACCTCCCTGGCCGCCCGGCTGCTGGGCAAACTGGCCTGGAATATCGGCCTGCTCCACCATGCCGAGGCCGAGCGTCTCCATGCTCCGGAGGAAGGAGATGGTCCCGGCCGGGACCATCCGCTCCTGGTCCGCTGGCAGGAACTCACCGACATGGTCGGCCGCCGGGTTCTTTTCGGCCATGATCTCCGGCAAAAACCGTTGTTCGAGGCCCGGGTCCTGGGGATCGACCACCAGGGCGGCCTGCTCCTGGAGTTGGACCAGGGCCACCGGATCACCGAATTTTCCGGTGAAATCCTCTACCTGGACTGAAG
Proteins encoded in this region:
- a CDS encoding acetyl-CoA carboxylase biotin carboxylase subunit, translating into MKGKVLIANRGEIALRIMRACQELDLDYAVVYTAADEDSQHVRLNRDGNSDKNKAWRVHSYTDPNDILAVADHTNCTAIHPGYGFFSEDYRFARRVTTRNRPLTFIGPTWQVIKDLGDKINTKRIAKQLDIPIIPGTDSPIYNEMEAEEIAEQLLAEQKHQGIRNPSILVKAAAGGGGMGIEEVSQIETFRRVYRLVQNYAKRQFGDGGVLIEQCLRDYNHLEVQLLCSKHGERLHFGTRNCTIQSTGRQKRIEAAPGLDNDCFAYNFDAAAVLDQIVHNSLKLASHVRYDNVGTWEWIVTREGRPYLLEVNTRIQVENDVSARISYVNDKHPNLIKEQIRTALGERVGYSQEDVKFRGASVELRIVAEDPQRGFAPWIGTITKFDLPGYDWSAVYTHVPNDRAYPIPSDFDPNLALAIVWGDSIREAKERARRFLKETTIEGRNAGGAPIMTNISYLDNNLDRLLTF
- a CDS encoding acetyl-CoA carboxylase carboxyl transferase subunit alpha/beta codes for the protein MDDLRKRLLKNEERLTCLVRIKAGAQWGNISGFQEKLKVLQHSFYDLSEMQLDSELRKIEAGINFIEKRCEEGLSSMEGVRIVRNPLRFTLKDILENVYEEYTELGGAGETSIDPAMVAAKAQIVRRVKKKLVSQPVMVIGQEKGHGEEFRNGGSCKPWGNEKALRYMRVAETEGIPIHFYIFTPGSFPVEDYPGAAQQIARNLYAMAKLRVPMISVISEGGSGGAEAVGLSDFRLMFSHGYYSVISPEGAAAIEGKIKEGSKVPPELVEACAERLKITARENLALGTIDRIIQEPLLGARRDDFVFFKQLKSEVIRATDEVILKTKSFRSFRAYEVKLKKAEEAAAEEPQINISWDLNQDEIKRLLSFRSKKYRHLAMDAFGGQPTPSLALYRKLRNIAARTYYGFRYDLLRNQQKQVEKVIKDVSGEGSILLDRVIAPFRRVFDFINREQADRPVVVTKQPGDRTNGEDPIDLELWDTYTSPLANEDRTVTCPNADKHGCKDLWVPDLYGEFAGVCENCGHHFPLEYEWYLKNLFDPDSIREFNAEYQSLNPLAYPGFDSRLKVARAKTGRNSANITFYARVMETELVVTMLYSDFRNGTVGAAEGEKFVRACEKARLKRRPLLAYVHTTGGIRIQEGSIGVVQMPKCTMAVREYIDSGGLYIVVYDNNSYAGPVASFLGCSPYQFAIRSSRIGFAGRRVIRETTGEDIPPDYHHARNALKRGHIQGIWDRREFRKNLHRALLTMGGRALYYR
- a CDS encoding biotin--[acetyl-CoA-carboxylase] ligase; its protein translation is MGITPPLTPRHIHRIIIDEELPGRRQQVSPAIADRILRYGAIVGCRIEHHPRLARGMDRARQLIRKCEEQDRSFMSGTVILADQLTHGRGRFERKWHAPPGGVWLTLVLANTLLPESSRLYPLAAGVATCELLVGYGLPARVKWVNDVLVNGRKIAGILAETVHGARSGEEYVLIGIGLNANNDRFPDELRDTAISMKDRLKNTVDITSLAARLLGKLAWNIGLLHHAEAERLHAPEEGDGPGRDHPLLVRWQELTDMVGRRVLFGHDLRQKPLFEARVLGIDHQGGLLLELDQGHRITEFSGEILYLD